In Arsenicicoccus dermatophilus, a genomic segment contains:
- a CDS encoding poly-gamma-glutamate biosynthesis protein PgsC/CapC yields MPEYAFTPEVVRITVLVGVVLSMLVYERIQLTTGGAIVPAYLALALGRPVAVAGTLGIGYLTFVIVNRVIGRRRILYGRRKFEIEVLVGLGLIMTTALLARALGNLDPSLAGIAGIGFLIPGIIAHDMARQRPGRTVLVVLATTAFLGVVAWLASVLLAIAPGAAVDQPMHLASVTGYPREILLYAVALSVLVGMVVFSRLGLRSGGFVTGAYLALVGPRWSDLVFTVVVALVTWALVVHVLMPRLLLFGRRKLAAMLLVGSVVAWTVEIAMTYLSQGDFIPWRGLTAATVVVPSLIANDAQRQGWERTVWGTTLTATGVYAGASLVAAATMTAGGLL; encoded by the coding sequence GTGCCTGAGTACGCCTTCACCCCCGAGGTCGTCCGCATCACGGTGCTGGTGGGAGTCGTCCTGTCGATGCTCGTCTACGAGCGCATCCAGCTGACCACGGGGGGAGCCATCGTCCCGGCATACCTCGCGCTCGCCCTGGGCCGCCCGGTGGCCGTCGCCGGCACCCTGGGCATCGGCTACCTCACCTTCGTCATCGTCAACCGGGTGATCGGTCGCCGCCGGATCCTCTACGGCCGCAGGAAGTTCGAGATCGAGGTCCTCGTCGGTCTGGGTCTGATCATGACCACCGCCCTGCTGGCTCGCGCCCTGGGGAACCTGGACCCGAGCCTGGCCGGGATCGCGGGGATCGGCTTCCTCATCCCCGGGATCATCGCGCACGACATGGCGCGCCAGCGCCCGGGTCGTACGGTCCTGGTGGTGCTGGCCACCACGGCCTTCCTCGGCGTCGTCGCCTGGCTGGCCTCGGTCCTGCTGGCGATCGCGCCGGGGGCGGCGGTGGACCAGCCCATGCACCTGGCCTCGGTCACCGGCTATCCGCGCGAGATCCTGCTGTATGCCGTGGCCCTGTCGGTCCTCGTCGGCATGGTCGTGTTCTCCCGGCTCGGCCTGCGCTCCGGTGGCTTCGTCACGGGCGCCTATCTGGCGCTGGTGGGGCCGCGCTGGTCCGACCTGGTCTTCACCGTGGTGGTCGCCCTGGTGACCTGGGCACTGGTCGTGCACGTCCTGATGCCTCGACTGCTGCTGTTCGGGCGGCGCAAGCTCGCCGCCATGCTCCTCGTCGGGTCCGTCGTGGCCTGGACCGTGGAGATCGCCATGACCTATCTGTCGCAGGGCGACTTCATCCCCTGGCGCGGCCTGACCGCCGCGACCGTCGTGGTGCCCTCGCTGATCGCCAACGACGCCCAGCGACAGGGCTGGGAGCGGACCGTCTGGGGCACCACCCTCACCGCGACCGGGGTGTATGCCGGGGCCTCGCTCGTCGCCGCCGCCACCATGACCGCCGGAGGTCTCCTATGA
- the narI gene encoding respiratory nitrate reductase subunit gamma, translating to MNMLLWVVFPYVCLTVFVVGHWWRYTYDKFGWTTRSSQLYEARLLRWGSPMFHFGILFVVLGHLMGLLVPQGWTEAVGISQEIYHFLAVSVGLLAGFLTLAGIAILVYRRRTTGPVFSATTPMDKVMYVFLVLAILLGLSNTLGWHASGIGNPGPLPEHYNYREGVSIWYRQFLTLHPDADLMAAAPLGFQLHTLVACCLFALWPFTRLVHVFSAPVGYLNRPYVVYRSRTARPGRGVGTRAPQRGWERV from the coding sequence ATGAACATGCTGCTATGGGTGGTCTTCCCCTACGTCTGCCTGACGGTCTTCGTCGTGGGGCACTGGTGGCGCTACACGTACGACAAGTTCGGCTGGACCACGCGGTCGAGCCAGCTCTACGAGGCCCGGCTGCTGCGCTGGGGCTCGCCGATGTTCCACTTCGGCATCCTCTTCGTGGTGCTCGGGCACCTGATGGGTCTGCTGGTCCCCCAGGGCTGGACCGAGGCCGTGGGCATCTCCCAGGAGATCTACCACTTCCTGGCGGTCTCGGTCGGCCTGCTCGCGGGCTTCCTGACGCTGGCGGGCATCGCGATCCTGGTCTACCGCCGCCGCACGACCGGCCCGGTGTTCAGCGCGACGACCCCGATGGACAAGGTGATGTACGTCTTCCTCGTCCTCGCGATCCTGCTCGGCCTGTCCAACACCCTCGGGTGGCACGCCTCCGGCATCGGCAACCCCGGCCCGCTGCCGGAGCACTACAACTACCGCGAGGGCGTGTCGATCTGGTATCGCCAGTTCCTCACCCTCCACCCCGACGCGGACCTGATGGCGGCGGCCCCGCTCGGCTTCCAGCTGCACACGCTGGTGGCCTGCTGCCTGTTCGCGCTGTGGCCGTTCACCCGGCTCGTGCACGTCTTCTCCGCGCCCGTCGGTTACCTCAACCGGCCGTACGTCGTCTACCGTTCCCGCACGGCCCGCCCCGGGCGTGGCGTCGGGACCCGCGCGCCGCAGCGCGGGTGGGAGCGCGTCTGA
- the narJ gene encoding nitrate reductase molybdenum cofactor assembly chaperone codes for MRLALRRRKQAQLPVPEDAMRASWQCASLLLGYPDEQLVAHLPLLRATLARLPAVVAEPLGRVATAVSAAYDAGRLDELQTRYVDTFDHTRRCAPYLTYFAHGDTRKRGMALVQFKQAYRRAGVEIGDDELPDHLAVVLELGGTVDLEVALGLVLDHRAGLEVLRLALLDRGSPWADVLVAVCATLPPLDGDESTAVARLVAAGPPAEDVGLAPYEIDPRLNPHPALDPSVEDLAASLHGGRS; via the coding sequence GTGAGGCTCGCCCTGCGGCGCCGCAAGCAGGCCCAGCTGCCGGTGCCCGAGGACGCGATGCGGGCCAGCTGGCAGTGCGCCTCGCTGCTGCTCGGCTACCCCGACGAGCAGCTCGTGGCCCACCTGCCCCTGCTGCGGGCGACGCTGGCGCGGCTGCCCGCGGTGGTCGCCGAACCCCTCGGGCGGGTGGCGACGGCTGTCTCCGCGGCATACGACGCCGGTCGCCTGGACGAGCTGCAGACCAGGTACGTCGACACCTTCGACCACACCCGCCGCTGCGCGCCCTACCTGACGTACTTCGCGCACGGCGACACCCGCAAGCGCGGGATGGCCCTGGTGCAGTTCAAGCAGGCCTATCGCCGGGCCGGCGTCGAGATCGGCGACGACGAGCTGCCCGACCACCTGGCAGTCGTGCTGGAGCTCGGCGGCACCGTCGACCTGGAGGTCGCCCTCGGGCTGGTGCTCGACCACCGGGCCGGGCTGGAGGTCCTGCGCCTCGCGCTCCTCGACCGTGGATCCCCCTGGGCCGACGTGCTGGTCGCGGTGTGCGCCACGCTGCCGCCCCTGGACGGCGACGAGTCCACCGCCGTCGCCCGCCTCGTCGCGGCCGGACCGCCGGCCGAGGATGTGGGCCTCGCGCCCTACGAGATCGACCCCCGCCTCAACCCTCACCCCGCCCTCGACCCGAGCGTCGAGGACCTCGCCGCGAGCCTGCACGGAGGACGTTCATGA
- a CDS encoding trypsin-like serine protease, with amino-acid sequence MRPTTVSAALAAAAVLAGGLAGAAPASAAQGGGRLPANPGVVALLDGAGNHVCSGVLVAPRWVLTDEGSMPCLGASKVTGDITREAVNVTERKIPFPVKGWKGNDPTKSGAMLLHLDKPVKRVKPVALSDAHPKKGEKLDVVAFNGPEGINHTLSVGKSSVTAKNHNGWASYYGKPSSFTLEGPIDNGSLVMRDDKVVGFVQVANPRGFNAEDIAHIHAWITKTAGLKK; translated from the coding sequence ATGCGTCCCACCACTGTCTCCGCCGCCCTCGCCGCCGCGGCGGTCCTTGCCGGCGGCCTCGCCGGCGCCGCTCCCGCCTCCGCGGCCCAGGGTGGCGGCCGTCTGCCCGCCAACCCGGGTGTCGTCGCCCTCCTCGACGGCGCCGGCAACCACGTCTGCAGCGGCGTCCTCGTCGCTCCCCGATGGGTCCTCACGGACGAGGGGTCCATGCCCTGCCTGGGGGCTTCCAAGGTGACCGGTGACATCACCCGCGAGGCGGTGAACGTCACCGAGCGCAAGATTCCCTTCCCCGTCAAGGGTTGGAAGGGCAACGACCCCACGAAGTCCGGGGCGATGCTCCTGCACCTGGACAAGCCCGTGAAGCGGGTCAAGCCGGTGGCGCTGTCCGACGCCCACCCCAAGAAGGGCGAGAAGCTCGACGTCGTGGCCTTCAACGGCCCCGAGGGCATCAACCACACCCTCAGCGTCGGCAAGAGCTCGGTGACCGCCAAGAACCACAACGGGTGGGCGAGCTACTACGGCAAGCCCTCCTCCTTCACGCTGGAGGGGCCCATCGACAACGGGTCGCTCGTCATGCGTGACGACAAGGTCGTCGGCTTCGTCCAGGTCGCCAACCCGCGGGGCTTCAACGCCGAGGACATCGCTCACATCCACGCCTGGATCACCAAGACCGCGGGCCTGAAGAAGTAG
- a CDS encoding glycosyltransferase family 39 protein, whose amino-acid sequence MSGTTDGHRAARSWARARGAWLLALTVATCYLYDLPVNGFGNEYYAAASWAGTRDLTALAFGSLDPGNVVSVDKPPLGVLVPALSARVLGFSSWSLLAPQALMGVAAALAVHATVRRETGPGAALLAGTIMAATPVSAMMFRHNNPDAVTALAMTVGTWCAVRAARTASTPWLLTAAAVTGAGFLAKMLGAFLHLPALVVLYLLCAPASLRRKLAQLGATLGVLLVSAGWYPLLVELWPRDRRPYLGGSTDDSLLQLAWGYNGVARMAGGARRAFGSRPGPWRLFQGEFGIEISWLLPAAVVAVVAVLHLRRAQPRQDLVRGMAVMSAVWLATGWVTLSFMRGPTHAYYSLVLVPPVAVVVPLAVHEVGRVRHEPAGRAHAAALVLTAAWAVHLLRHHERGWAPWLGWLVLAAGAGALLCLGAADRHPVLWRATLVLGLVALLATPLAYSLAGLTRPHRGPSPSARPTDRLLAGSPAASARPAPRSPADQTPQVVSLLAASTHDWAAAVPGAEEAARYQLAARVPVMAIGGYLGSDPAPTLEDFRTRARAGRVGYYLARPRPATPRRRPWTQSARIDAWVRATCSARVLDGLLIYDLHTCQGR is encoded by the coding sequence ATGAGTGGCACCACCGACGGGCACAGGGCTGCCCGCTCCTGGGCCCGCGCGCGAGGAGCCTGGCTGCTGGCGCTCACGGTCGCGACCTGCTACCTGTACGACCTGCCCGTCAACGGGTTCGGCAACGAGTACTACGCGGCGGCGAGCTGGGCGGGCACCCGGGACCTCACGGCGCTGGCCTTCGGGTCCTTGGACCCGGGCAACGTCGTCAGCGTGGACAAGCCCCCGCTGGGGGTGCTGGTCCCCGCGCTGTCCGCCCGCGTGCTCGGCTTCTCGTCGTGGAGCCTGCTGGCACCTCAGGCGCTCATGGGGGTCGCTGCCGCGCTGGCCGTGCACGCGACGGTCCGGCGGGAGACCGGGCCCGGGGCCGCCCTCCTGGCCGGGACGATCATGGCCGCGACTCCGGTGTCCGCGATGATGTTCCGCCACAACAACCCCGATGCCGTCACCGCCCTGGCCATGACGGTCGGCACCTGGTGCGCGGTGCGAGCGGCCCGCACCGCGTCGACCCCCTGGCTCCTGACCGCCGCCGCCGTGACGGGCGCGGGCTTCCTGGCCAAGATGCTCGGCGCCTTCCTCCACCTGCCGGCGCTGGTCGTGCTCTACCTGCTGTGCGCCCCGGCGTCCCTGCGACGCAAGCTGGCCCAGCTGGGCGCCACGCTCGGGGTCCTCCTCGTCAGCGCAGGCTGGTACCCGCTGCTGGTGGAGCTCTGGCCGCGGGACCGACGGCCCTACCTCGGTGGGTCGACCGACGACTCCCTGCTCCAGCTCGCGTGGGGCTACAATGGCGTGGCCCGCATGGCCGGGGGTGCTCGGCGCGCCTTCGGGTCGCGACCCGGGCCCTGGCGGCTCTTCCAGGGCGAGTTCGGCATCGAGATCTCCTGGCTGCTGCCGGCCGCGGTCGTGGCGGTCGTCGCGGTCCTCCACCTCCGCCGCGCACAGCCGCGCCAGGACCTGGTGCGGGGGATGGCCGTCATGTCGGCCGTCTGGCTGGCGACCGGCTGGGTGACCCTGTCGTTCATGCGGGGCCCGACCCACGCGTACTACTCCCTGGTGCTGGTGCCTCCCGTGGCCGTCGTCGTGCCCCTCGCCGTGCACGAGGTCGGTCGGGTCCGGCACGAGCCCGCCGGCCGTGCCCACGCCGCGGCCCTGGTGCTGACCGCGGCCTGGGCGGTCCACCTCCTCCGGCACCACGAACGAGGGTGGGCGCCCTGGCTCGGGTGGCTGGTCCTGGCCGCGGGAGCGGGAGCACTGCTCTGCCTCGGCGCCGCCGACCGCCACCCGGTCCTGTGGCGGGCCACGCTCGTGCTGGGCCTGGTCGCCCTGCTCGCCACGCCCCTGGCCTACTCCCTGGCCGGCCTGACCCGCCCCCACCGGGGGCCGAGCCCCAGCGCCCGGCCCACCGACCGACTCCTTGCCGGGTCCCCGGCGGCCTCCGCCAGGCCCGCTCCCCGATCTCCCGCGGACCAGACCCCCCAGGTCGTGTCCCTCCTCGCCGCCTCCACCCACGACTGGGCCGCCGCCGTTCCTGGCGCCGAGGAGGCTGCCCGCTACCAGCTGGCGGCCCGGGTCCCCGTCATGGCGATCGGGGGCTACCTGGGCAGCGACCCCGCACCGACCCTGGAGGACTTCCGCACCAGGGCCCGGGCCGGTCGGGTGGGGTACTACCTGGCCCGGCCCCGCCCCGCCACCCCGCGCCGCCGACCCTGGACCCAGTCCGCCCGGATCGACGCCTGGGTGCGAGCCACCTGCTCGGCCCGGGTCCTCGACGGGCTGCTCATCTACGACCTCCACACCTGCCAAGGACGGTGA
- a CDS encoding CapA family protein, with amino-acid sequence MTSHLTRRRGRTHQVEVTPSATRRLWPPAAGVVATSLALAVITAGTPVPAPPRPPNAPIEVVDESGRRVPEATVQDRDREVRSGPDGVVPLNVASSRYVSVTAPGRVTRVLGVHPGGAARVALAPDDSVSLRFAGEVSLDGASLRVASRGDAGHPPHGAGSKDRDPLSGVRPLLTDGTLAAVVLRGPLGRRSPATMPGALGGGRTPAPAPSGRTPAPARSGRTPAPSGPARPARPGRPGATPAPGRAPSPAPAPSSPPAPTTPPAAGPASADQVSQAMWLKRSGVSVVDLASAHVNDAGAPGLRDTVAALDAAGVRHVGAGRTEDEAWKPLQVSAGRRRIAYVACLIDPGPRPSSRVAQGGRGGAARCSTDRLRRTVSRARAAHQDVVVMITGTDGRPDPTPGALQLGTVARQAGAVVVVGQHGAPVGASALPAGTALLPGLGTLLADQTSWSSMSGAVQRVDLVAGRPVLVSADPIMSVHGLPQQAPPAVAAAVARLVAGPRAAGVVTDPSAVTIAATSPSLSTIETRHVGARSLTRIQPGWSPVAMPPSAKEGSDLLLGTGGFEDPGASGTASWSLPASSRRTNAAACVGAGQDVVAQRGLELARGPASGADVVVRTAHRLPVTPGERLWLVLSLRHASAGASAELRWSAGGPTVPGQRTVAVLPDVSREAHDCRAVRVTVTVPAGMTAVQPFLRLRSPRDGVAGARLAVDDVMLIRWTAQGRRPDVVLSPTSGGITLSRDSDSSPESPLDPHWSGTVAEELTATTGRA; translated from the coding sequence ATGACGTCCCACCTGACCCGTCGACGTGGTCGCACCCACCAGGTGGAGGTCACGCCCTCGGCCACGCGCCGGCTGTGGCCTCCCGCTGCGGGGGTCGTCGCCACGTCGCTCGCCCTGGCCGTGATCACGGCCGGGACTCCGGTGCCGGCACCACCCCGGCCACCCAACGCCCCGATCGAGGTGGTGGACGAGAGCGGGCGCCGGGTGCCGGAGGCCACGGTGCAGGACCGGGACCGGGAGGTCCGCTCGGGACCCGACGGGGTCGTCCCGCTGAACGTCGCATCGAGTCGATATGTCTCGGTGACCGCTCCCGGCCGAGTCACCCGGGTCCTGGGGGTGCACCCCGGTGGCGCCGCCCGTGTGGCCCTGGCGCCTGACGACAGCGTAAGCCTGCGGTTCGCCGGGGAGGTGTCCCTCGACGGAGCGTCGCTGCGCGTGGCATCCCGGGGGGATGCCGGTCACCCGCCGCACGGCGCGGGCTCGAAAGACCGAGATCCGTTGTCCGGGGTGCGTCCGCTGCTGACGGACGGCACCCTCGCCGCGGTCGTGCTGCGGGGACCCCTCGGCCGGCGATCCCCGGCCACGATGCCCGGCGCGCTCGGGGGCGGTCGCACGCCTGCCCCGGCGCCCTCGGGTCGCACGCCTGCGCCGGCGCGCTCGGGTCGCACGCCTGCGCCCTCGGGTCCGGCACGGCCGGCCCGGCCGGGCCGCCCCGGCGCGACGCCCGCGCCGGGGCGCGCCCCGAGTCCTGCACCGGCACCGTCGTCCCCGCCGGCACCGACGACCCCGCCGGCGGCTGGTCCGGCTTCGGCCGACCAGGTGTCGCAGGCCATGTGGTTGAAGCGGTCGGGGGTGTCCGTCGTCGACCTGGCGTCGGCGCACGTCAACGACGCCGGGGCGCCCGGTCTGCGGGACACCGTGGCGGCTCTCGACGCCGCCGGGGTCAGGCACGTCGGGGCCGGGCGGACCGAGGACGAGGCCTGGAAGCCGCTGCAGGTGTCGGCCGGGCGGCGGCGGATCGCCTACGTGGCCTGCTTGATCGACCCCGGCCCCCGCCCGTCGTCGAGGGTGGCCCAGGGCGGTCGAGGGGGTGCGGCCCGCTGCTCCACCGACCGGCTGCGACGCACGGTGTCCCGGGCCCGCGCCGCCCACCAGGACGTGGTGGTGATGATCACCGGCACCGACGGACGTCCCGATCCCACACCCGGTGCCCTGCAGCTGGGGACGGTGGCGCGCCAGGCCGGAGCCGTGGTCGTGGTGGGCCAGCACGGGGCACCTGTCGGGGCGAGCGCCCTGCCGGCGGGGACGGCCCTGCTCCCCGGGCTGGGGACCCTGCTCGCGGACCAGACCTCGTGGAGCTCCATGTCCGGCGCGGTGCAGCGGGTCGACCTGGTGGCCGGGCGGCCGGTCCTGGTCTCCGCGGACCCGATCATGTCGGTCCACGGCCTGCCGCAGCAGGCCCCGCCCGCGGTGGCCGCGGCGGTGGCCAGGCTGGTGGCAGGTCCGCGTGCCGCCGGTGTCGTGACCGACCCCTCGGCGGTGACCATCGCTGCGACCTCGCCGTCCCTGTCGACGATCGAGACCCGGCACGTGGGAGCCCGTTCGCTCACCCGGATCCAGCCCGGCTGGTCCCCGGTCGCGATGCCGCCCTCGGCCAAGGAAGGCAGCGACCTGCTCCTGGGGACCGGCGGTTTCGAGGATCCGGGTGCGTCCGGGACGGCGTCGTGGTCGCTGCCGGCGAGCAGCCGTCGCACCAATGCGGCCGCCTGCGTCGGCGCGGGCCAGGACGTGGTGGCCCAGCGCGGCCTGGAGCTCGCCCGGGGACCGGCCAGCGGGGCCGACGTGGTCGTCCGCACCGCTCACCGACTCCCGGTCACCCCGGGGGAGCGGCTCTGGCTCGTGCTGTCGCTCCGCCATGCCTCGGCGGGCGCCTCGGCCGAGCTGCGGTGGTCCGCCGGGGGGCCGACGGTGCCCGGGCAGCGGACCGTGGCCGTGCTGCCCGACGTCTCCCGGGAGGCTCACGACTGCCGTGCGGTGAGGGTCACCGTGACGGTTCCCGCCGGTATGACGGCGGTCCAGCCGTTCCTGCGGCTGCGGTCTCCCCGCGACGGGGTGGCCGGCGCCCGGCTGGCCGTGGACGACGTGATGCTGATCCGCTGGACCGCCCAGGGGCGCCGTCCCGACGTCGTCCTCAGCCCCACCAGCGGTGGGATCACGCTGTCCCGGGACAGCGACAGCTCGCCCGAGAGCCCCCTGGACCCGCACTGGTCCGGGACGGTGGCCGAGGAGCTCACCGCCACGACCGGCAGGGCATGA